The following coding sequences lie in one Fusobacterium simiae genomic window:
- a CDS encoding ribosomal-processing cysteine protease Prp: protein MTKVEIFRKNGSIVGYKASGHSGYSEQDSDIICSAISTSLQMTLAGIQEVLKLEPKFKMNDGFLDVDLKDINQNEFTKINILTESMVLFLKELAKQYPKYIRLVEKEEK, encoded by the coding sequence ATGACTAAGGTAGAAATTTTTAGAAAAAATGGTAGTATAGTAGGGTATAAAGCAAGCGGACATTCTGGATATTCAGAACAGGATAGTGATATTATTTGTTCTGCTATCTCAACATCATTACAAATGACTTTAGCAGGTATTCAAGAAGTGTTAAAGTTAGAGCCAAAATTTAAAATGAATGATGGTTTTCTTGATGTTGACTTAAAAGATATTAACCAAAATGAATTTACAAAAATAAATATACTCACAGAATCAATGGTTTTATTTTTAAAAGAATTAGCTAAGCAGTATCCTAAATATATTAGACTTGTAGAAAAGGAGGAAAAGTAA
- the rplU gene encoding 50S ribosomal protein L21 has translation MYAVIKTGGKQYKVTEGDVLRVEKLNAEVNATVELTDVLLVAGGDNAVKVGKPLVEGAKVVVEILSQGKGPKVINFKYKPKKASHRKKGHRQLFTEVKVTSIIA, from the coding sequence ATGTACGCAGTAATTAAAACTGGTGGAAAACAGTATAAAGTTACAGAAGGTGATGTATTAAGAGTAGAAAAATTGAATGCTGAAGTTAATGCAACTGTTGAATTAACAGATGTTCTTTTAGTAGCTGGTGGAGACAATGCAGTTAAAGTTGGAAAACCATTAGTAGAAGGAGCAAAAGTAGTTGTGGAAATTTTATCTCAAGGTAAAGGTCCAAAAGTAATTAACTTCAAATACAAGCCTAAAAAAGCTAGTCACAGAAAAAAAGGACATAGACAACTTTTTACTGAAGTAAAAGTGACTTCAATAATAGCATAG
- a CDS encoding Type 1 glutamine amidotransferase-like domain-containing protein, with protein sequence MKSIFICSYFAGVQNNFKDFMDNDTKGKKVLFIPTANIDEETKFLIDEAKEVFKSLEMEVEDLEISKLDEKTIKNKIEKTNYLYVGGGNTFYLLQELKRKNLIDFIKNRVNSGMVYIGESAGAIITSKDIEYNDLMDDKTIAKDLKEYSGLNLVDFYIVPHLNEFPFEESSKQTVEKYKNKLNIITINNSQAIIVKDDKFEIK encoded by the coding sequence ATGAAAAGTATATTTATATGTTCATATTTTGCAGGAGTGCAAAATAATTTTAAAGATTTTATGGATAATGACACAAAAGGGAAAAAAGTATTATTTATTCCAACTGCTAACATAGATGAAGAAACCAAATTCTTGATTGATGAAGCAAAGGAAGTATTTAAAAGTCTTGAGATGGAAGTAGAAGATTTAGAAATTTCAAAATTAGATGAAAAAACTATTAAAAATAAGATAGAAAAAACTAATTATCTATATGTTGGTGGAGGAAATACATTCTATTTATTACAAGAATTAAAAAGAAAAAATTTAATTGATTTTATAAAAAATAGAGTTAATTCTGGAATGGTATATATTGGAGAATCAGCAGGAGCAATAATTACTTCCAAAGATATAGAATATAATGATTTAATGGATGATAAAACTATTGCAAAGGATTTAAAAGAATATTCAGGATTAAATTTAGTTGACTTCTATATAGTCCCTCACTTAAATGAATTTCCTTTTGAAGAAAGTTCAAAACAAACAGTTGAAAAATATAAAAATAAATTGAATATTATTACAATAAATAATAGTCAAGCTATTATTGTAAAAGATGATAAATTTGAAATTAAATAA
- a CDS encoding nickel/cobalt transporter: MKKIVKYLIGIIAIALIYLLVSNFNLIMYKIAIYQQEIVEKISELIEKENEKIIYTMLFFTFLYGIVHSFGPGHGKTLVLTYSVKEKLNFPKLLLVSFLIAYLQGVSAYILVKFIINLSDRASMMLFYDLDNRTRLIVSILIIIIGLYNIYSILRSKCCEHHYETKVKNILGFSIVLGLCPCPGVMTVLLFLESFGLSENLFLFTLSMSTGIFLVILFFGILANIFKKTLVEEENFKLHKILALVGASLMILFGVFQILILGE; this comes from the coding sequence ATGAAAAAGATTGTTAAATATTTAATTGGAATTATTGCTATTGCTTTAATTTATTTATTGGTCTCAAATTTTAATTTAATTATGTATAAAATAGCAATATATCAACAAGAAATAGTTGAAAAAATAAGTGAGTTAATAGAAAAAGAAAATGAAAAAATTATATATACTATGTTATTTTTTACATTCTTATATGGAATAGTTCATTCTTTTGGTCCTGGTCATGGTAAAACTTTGGTTTTGACATATTCAGTAAAGGAAAAATTAAATTTTCCCAAGCTGCTTTTAGTATCTTTTTTAATAGCATATTTACAAGGAGTATCAGCCTATATATTAGTAAAATTTATTATAAATCTTTCAGATAGAGCTTCTATGATGTTATTCTATGATTTAGATAATAGAACAAGATTAATTGTTTCTATTTTAATTATAATAATTGGACTATACAATATTTATTCAATTTTAAGAAGTAAATGTTGTGAACATCATTATGAAACAAAAGTAAAAAATATTTTAGGATTTTCTATTGTATTGGGACTTTGTCCTTGTCCTGGTGTAATGACTGTACTTTTATTTTTAGAAAGTTTTGGACTTAGTGAAAATTTATTTTTATTTACTCTGTCTATGTCAACAGGAATATTTTTAGTTATATTATTTTTTGGAATTTTGGCTAATATCTTTAAAAAGACTTTGGTAGAAGAAGAAAATTTTAAATTACATAAAATTTTAGCATTGGTTGGAGCTAGTCTTATGATTTTATTTGGTGTATTTCAAATATTAATTTTGGGGGAATAA
- a CDS encoding DUF1007 family protein produces MKFIYSIILFFILSICNYSHPHVFFDTNINIKIENKKLEGIELQLNLDELNTRLNKKILKPDKDMNVEQENIVFLKYLFKHIRVKYNNKTYKDDDIIFEQAKLEDDSLEIYFFIPIDEKIDKNSKLKIALYDTKYYYNYDYDKSSLKIDKDDKTNIKAKVNFFTNNKIKFYFNLVSPNEYEVSFE; encoded by the coding sequence ATGAAATTTATTTATAGCATAATATTATTTTTTATTCTTAGTATATGTAATTATTCACATCCTCATGTTTTTTTTGATACAAACATAAATATAAAAATTGAAAATAAAAAACTTGAAGGAATAGAACTACAACTAAATTTAGATGAATTAAATACAAGATTAAATAAAAAAATTTTAAAACCTGATAAAGATATGAATGTTGAACAAGAAAACATTGTATTTTTAAAATATCTTTTCAAACATATAAGAGTTAAATATAATAATAAAACTTACAAAGATGATGATATAATTTTTGAACAGGCAAAATTAGAAGATGACAGTTTAGAAATATATTTTTTTATTCCTATTGATGAAAAAATAGATAAAAATTCTAAATTAAAAATAGCTTTATATGATACAAAATATTACTATAATTATGATTATGATAAATCTTCATTAAAAATTGATAAAGATGATAAAACAAATATAAAAGCTAAAGTAAACTTTTTTACAAATAATAAGATTAAATTTTATTTTAATCTGGTAAGCCCAAATGAATATGAGGTGAGTTTTGAATGA
- the nikB gene encoding nickel ABC transporter permease, whose protein sequence is MIKYIIKRMLYLIPILIGVTFLTFLMLYLAPSDPISMKYTSMATVGDSKYIEEKKQEMGLNDSFLKQYTRWTKNVLSGDFGISTKYNVPVKDEIAKRLPKTLALTGTSVLITILLAFPLGILSAQYKNKWVDYVIRFFSFTGISIPSFWLGLMLMYIFSVKLKLLPIIGSKGIKSLILPSITLSVWLVAVYIRRIRACILEEINKDYVVALKSKGILYSKIMFFHILPNSLLTIVTMFGMSIGAILGGTTIIETIFEYRGLGKMAADAITNRDYFLMQGYVIWTAIIYVVINLLVDILYKYLNPIIRIGDEN, encoded by the coding sequence TTGATAAAATATATAATAAAAAGAATGCTTTATTTAATTCCTATATTAATTGGAGTAACTTTTCTTACTTTTTTAATGTTGTATTTAGCACCCTCAGATCCAATATCAATGAAATATACATCAATGGCTACTGTTGGAGATTCAAAATATATTGAAGAAAAAAAACAAGAAATGGGATTGAATGACAGCTTTCTAAAACAATATACTAGATGGACTAAAAATGTTTTATCAGGAGATTTTGGAATATCTACAAAGTATAATGTACCTGTAAAAGATGAAATAGCCAAAAGGCTTCCTAAAACATTAGCTTTAACAGGAACTTCTGTTCTTATAACAATTTTATTAGCCTTTCCACTTGGAATACTCTCAGCTCAATATAAAAATAAATGGGTGGATTATGTTATAAGATTTTTCTCATTTACAGGAATTTCTATACCTAGTTTTTGGTTGGGACTTATGCTAATGTATATTTTTTCGGTAAAATTAAAACTTTTACCTATTATTGGAAGTAAAGGAATAAAAAGTCTTATCCTACCTTCAATAACACTTTCTGTATGGTTGGTAGCTGTGTACATAAGAAGAATAAGAGCTTGTATACTTGAAGAAATAAATAAGGATTATGTTGTAGCACTAAAATCAAAGGGTATTTTATATTCAAAAATAATGTTTTTTCATATATTACCAAATTCTTTATTGACAATAGTTACAATGTTTGGAATGTCAATAGGGGCTATATTAGGAGGAACAACAATTATTGAAACAATATTTGAATATCGTGGTCTTGGAAAAATGGCAGCAGATGCTATAACTAATAGAGATTATTTTTTAATGCAGGGTTATGTGATATGGACAGCTATAATCTATGTTGTAATAAATCTTCTTGTAGATATTTTATATAAATATCTTAATCCTATAATAAGAATAGGAGATGAGAACTGA
- the nikC gene encoding nickel transporter permease, whose amino-acid sequence MEKKKIDYKFSMILTFAILIILITVFANYLAPYNPDYQNYEAISQAPNSTYLLGTDYVGRDILSRILYGGRYSLLIALLVTLLVAFIGIVIGLISGYLGGIVDIIIMRIVDMIMSFPYIVFVIAVVTIFGGGLKNLILAMTLISWTNYARVTRAMVISLKNNDFINQAKLSGASNIRIMYRYLAPNVLPYLIVLATQDIANNLLTLSSLSLLGIGVQPPTAEWGLMLSEGKKYIQTAPWILFFPGIAILICVVVFNLLGDSLRDVLDPKK is encoded by the coding sequence ATGGAAAAGAAAAAAATTGATTATAAATTTTCTATGATTTTAACATTTGCTATTCTTATAATTTTAATTACAGTTTTTGCAAATTATTTAGCTCCATATAATCCTGATTATCAAAACTATGAAGCTATTTCTCAAGCTCCAAATTCAACCTATCTATTAGGGACAGATTATGTCGGTAGAGATATTTTATCAAGGATACTTTATGGGGGAAGATATTCTTTACTTATAGCCTTATTAGTAACTTTATTAGTAGCTTTTATAGGTATAGTAATAGGACTTATATCTGGTTATTTAGGAGGAATAGTTGACATTATTATCATGAGAATAGTTGATATGATAATGTCATTTCCATATATAGTTTTTGTTATAGCAGTGGTAACAATTTTTGGAGGTGGTTTAAAAAATCTAATTTTAGCTATGACTTTGATTAGTTGGACTAACTATGCAAGAGTTACTAGAGCTATGGTTATATCTTTAAAAAATAATGATTTTATAAATCAAGCTAAATTAAGTGGAGCTAGCAATATTAGAATTATGTACAGATATTTAGCTCCTAATGTATTACCTTATTTAATTGTTTTAGCAACACAAGATATTGCAAATAACCTTTTAACTTTATCTAGTTTATCACTTTTAGGAATAGGAGTACAACCTCCAACTGCTGAATGGGGTCTTATGTTAAGTGAAGGTAAAAAATACATTCAGACAGCACCTTGGATATTATTTTTTCCAGGAATAGCTATATTGATTTGTGTAGTTGTTTTTAATTTACTTGGGGATAGTTTAAGAGATGTTCTTGATCCTAAAAAGTAA
- a CDS encoding ABC transporter substrate-binding protein — MKKKVLLGIFLTLISVGILTGCGSEKEKEAVSTEAQANGGHMNIALYWFGETLDPALDWDGWTLTRAAVGETLVTVDENLQLVGQLADSWENVDETTWKFHIRQGVTFQNGNPLTPEAVKSSIERTVKMNERGKDALKLASIDVDGEYVVIKTTEPYGAFLANISDPMYIIVDTSVDTSKFKETPICTGPYMVTSFKPATSFEAVAYENYWGGKPALDSITVFDIEDDNTRALALQSGDVDMAQGIRAGDIALFTDNKDYIVKTTTGTRIEFLVMNTTKAPFDNKNLRLAVNSAVDYDTIAKVVGGGAVAAKAPFPPSAPYGYNELNKQSFDLEKAKSLLTEAGYKDTNNDGYVDKDGKNLEINIYGTAGGNTRANNTAAELLEAQLKNSGIKANIKIAENLDDIKKNAEFDLLFQNWQTVSTGDSQWFLDNAFKTDGSGNYGRYSNKQLDDLINKLAVTFNVKEREKITKEASQIIIDEGYGTYLISQANVNVSNNKVENMYNFPIDYYFLTVDTKIKK, encoded by the coding sequence GTGAAGAAAAAAGTATTATTAGGAATTTTTTTGACTCTTATCTCAGTTGGAATTTTAACAGGCTGTGGTAGTGAAAAAGAAAAAGAAGCAGTGTCAACAGAGGCTCAAGCTAATGGAGGACATATGAATATTGCTCTTTATTGGTTTGGAGAAACATTGGATCCAGCATTAGACTGGGATGGTTGGACTTTGACAAGAGCTGCTGTTGGAGAAACATTAGTAACTGTTGATGAAAATTTACAATTAGTTGGACAATTAGCAGATTCTTGGGAAAATGTTGATGAAACAACTTGGAAATTTCATATTCGTCAAGGAGTAACTTTCCAAAATGGAAATCCTTTAACTCCAGAAGCAGTTAAATCTTCTATTGAAAGAACTGTAAAAATGAATGAAAGAGGAAAAGATGCTTTAAAATTAGCTAGTATAGACGTAGATGGAGAATATGTAGTTATAAAAACAACAGAACCTTATGGTGCATTTTTAGCAAATATATCTGACCCTATGTATATAATAGTTGACACTAGTGTAGATACTTCTAAGTTTAAAGAAACTCCTATTTGTACAGGTCCATATATGGTAACTTCATTTAAGCCTGCTACTTCATTTGAAGCAGTTGCCTATGAAAACTATTGGGGAGGAAAACCTGCACTTGATAGCATAACTGTATTTGATATAGAAGATGACAATACAAGAGCTCTTGCTTTACAATCAGGAGATGTTGATATGGCACAAGGTATAAGAGCTGGAGATATAGCTTTATTTACAGATAATAAAGACTATATAGTTAAAACAACAACAGGAACTCGTATCGAATTTTTAGTTATGAATACTACAAAAGCACCTTTTGATAACAAAAATCTTCGTCTTGCTGTAAATTCAGCTGTAGACTATGATACCATTGCAAAAGTTGTTGGTGGTGGAGCAGTTGCTGCTAAGGCACCATTCCCACCTAGTGCACCTTATGGATACAATGAACTTAATAAACAAAGTTTTGATTTAGAAAAAGCTAAATCTCTTTTAACAGAAGCAGGTTATAAAGATACAAACAACGATGGATATGTTGATAAAGATGGAAAAAATCTTGAAATAAATATCTATGGAACTGCTGGTGGAAATACAAGGGCAAATAACACTGCTGCTGAACTTTTAGAAGCTCAATTAAAAAATTCTGGAATAAAAGCTAATATTAAAATAGCTGAAAATCTTGATGATATTAAAAAGAATGCAGAATTTGATCTTTTATTCCAAAACTGGCAAACTGTTTCTACTGGAGATTCCCAATGGTTTTTAGATAATGCTTTTAAAACAGATGGAAGTGGAAACTATGGTAGATACAGTAATAAACAATTAGATGATTTAATCAATAAACTTGCTGTTACATTTAATGTAAAAGAACGTGAAAAAATAACAAAAGAAGCTAGCCAAATAATAATAGATGAAGGATATGGAACATATTTAATAAGCCAAGCCAATGTAAATGTATCTAATAATAAAGTAGAAAATATGTACAATTTCCCAATAGATTATTATTTTTTAACTGTTGATACAAAAATAAAAAAATAG
- a CDS encoding ABC transporter ATP-binding protein: MKPLLEIKNLNINYKNSIKAVKDVTLTVEDNQIISIVGESGSGKSTLIRAILRLLPTGGEIESGNIFFLEKDIVSLNKSELNKLRGKDIGMIFQDPNSTMDPIKNIEKQFIEYILEHNDISKKEAVELAKEYLLKMNLTDVDRVLKSYPFELSGGMKQRVAIAMAMAQSPKLLLADEPTSALDVTIQAQVIKELKRIRENFKTSIILVTHNMGVAAYISDKIAVMKNGEIIEFGDKKQIIKNPQKEYTKSLLNAIINLK, translated from the coding sequence ATGAAACCTCTATTAGAAATTAAAAATTTGAATATCAACTATAAAAATTCTATAAAAGCTGTTAAAGATGTTACTCTTACAGTGGAAGATAATCAAATTATTTCTATTGTGGGTGAAAGTGGAAGTGGAAAGAGTACCCTTATAAGAGCTATACTTAGACTTCTTCCAACAGGAGGAGAAATAGAAAGTGGAAATATTTTCTTTTTAGAAAAAGATATTGTCAGTTTAAATAAAAGTGAACTCAATAAACTTAGAGGAAAAGATATAGGAATGATATTTCAAGATCCTAATTCGACAATGGATCCTATAAAAAATATTGAAAAACAGTTTATTGAGTATATTTTAGAGCATAATGACATCTCTAAAAAAGAAGCTGTTGAATTAGCAAAAGAATATTTGTTAAAAATGAATTTAACTGATGTAGATAGAGTTTTAAAATCTTATCCTTTTGAACTTTCAGGGGGAATGAAGCAAAGGGTTGCCATTGCTATGGCAATGGCTCAAAGCCCTAAATTATTATTAGCTGATGAGCCTACAAGTGCTCTTGATGTTACTATACAAGCACAAGTTATTAAGGAGCTAAAAAGAATTAGAGAAAATTTTAAAACTTCTATTATATTAGTTACCCATAATATGGGAGTTGCTGCTTATATATCAGATAAGATAGCTGTTATGAAAAATGGAGAAATTATTGAATTTGGAGATAAGAAGCAGATTATTAAAAACCCTCAGAAGGAATATACAAAATCATTGTTGAATGCTATTATAAATTTAAAATAA
- a CDS encoding ABC transporter ATP-binding protein, with protein MKKDLLIIENISKTFKVDKNKELKALKDVNIRLKKGECIGIVGESGCGKSTLARIIVGIEKKSSGKIIFDGKEIDSISKTKDIQMIFQNPLSSFNPRMKIVDYMWEPLRNYFKLSKKDSIPLIKKSLIDVGLDENSLEKYPHEFSGGQLQRITIARAVVIKPKLIVCDEITSALDVSVQKQILELLKKLQKDLGLSYLFIGHDLAVVQDISQKIVVMYMGEIVEELNSVDLKSKANHPYTKLLLSSVFEVEKI; from the coding sequence ATGAAAAAAGACTTATTAATTATAGAAAATATTTCAAAAACATTTAAAGTTGATAAAAATAAGGAATTAAAAGCTCTTAAAGATGTAAATATAAGACTAAAAAAAGGTGAATGTATAGGGATAGTTGGGGAATCTGGCTGTGGAAAATCTACACTAGCTAGAATAATAGTTGGAATAGAAAAGAAAAGTTCAGGTAAAATTATCTTTGATGGTAAAGAAATAGATAGTATTTCAAAAACAAAAGATATACAGATGATATTCCAAAATCCTCTTTCATCTTTTAATCCTCGTATGAAGATTGTAGATTATATGTGGGAGCCTCTTAGAAACTATTTTAAATTATCTAAAAAAGATAGTATTCCTCTTATAAAAAAATCTTTAATAGATGTTGGTTTAGATGAAAATTCTTTGGAAAAGTATCCTCATGAATTTTCAGGTGGACAACTTCAAAGAATTACAATAGCAAGAGCAGTAGTAATCAAACCTAAATTAATAGTTTGTGATGAAATTACAAGTGCCTTAGATGTTTCAGTTCAAAAACAAATATTGGAACTTTTAAAAAAATTACAAAAAGATTTAGGTCTGTCATATCTATTTATTGGTCATGATTTAGCTGTTGTTCAAGATATTAGTCAGAAAATAGTTGTTATGTATATGGGAGAAATTGTTGAAGAATTAAATTCTGTTGATTTAAAAAGTAAAGCAAATCACCCTTATACAAAATTACTTTTAAGTTCTGTTTTTGAGGTTGAAAAAATATAA
- a CDS encoding L-serine ammonia-lyase, iron-sulfur-dependent, subunit alpha translates to MDTLKELFKIGAGPSSSHTIGPERATKRVKEKFPDADSYIVELWGSLAATGKGHYTDKIIIETFKPIPVEIIWKPEFVHELHTNGMKFIALDKDKKEIGEWIVFSVGGGTIKDYDELMDKSPKKEVYPLNTMKEIIKWCKDNNKQLWQYVEECEGPSIWQHLRYIDQAMSDAVKRGLEKSGDVPGPFKYPRRAKEMYEKALSKRASVVFTNKVFAYALAVSEENASMGQVVTAPTCGASGVVPGLLRGMKEEYELIEKHVLRGLAIAGLIGNLVKQNATISGAEGGCQAEVGTACSMAAAMATYFMGGSIDQIEYAAESAMEHHLGMTCDPVGGYVIIPCIERNAICAVRALNTAIYCMSTDGKHTISFDEVVKTMKETGKDMRSAYKETSDGGLAKYYDKILVGNKE, encoded by the coding sequence ATGGATACATTAAAGGAATTATTTAAGATTGGAGCAGGTCCATCAAGTTCTCATACAATAGGACCTGAAAGAGCTACAAAGAGAGTGAAAGAGAAATTTCCTGATGCTGACAGCTATATAGTTGAGCTTTGGGGAAGTTTAGCTGCAACTGGAAAAGGACATTACACAGATAAAATAATTATAGAAACATTTAAACCAATTCCAGTTGAAATAATTTGGAAACCAGAATTTGTTCATGAGTTACATACTAATGGAATGAAATTTATTGCACTTGATAAAGATAAAAAAGAAATTGGAGAATGGATAGTATTTTCTGTTGGTGGTGGAACTATAAAAGATTATGATGAGCTTATGGATAAATCTCCTAAAAAAGAAGTTTATCCTTTAAATACCATGAAAGAAATTATTAAATGGTGCAAAGATAATAATAAACAATTATGGCAATATGTTGAAGAATGTGAGGGACCATCTATATGGCAACATTTAAGATATATAGATCAAGCTATGTCTGATGCTGTAAAAAGAGGATTAGAAAAAAGTGGTGATGTCCCTGGTCCTTTTAAATATCCAAGAAGAGCAAAAGAAATGTATGAGAAAGCTCTATCCAAAAGAGCTTCAGTAGTTTTTACAAACAAAGTTTTTGCCTATGCTTTAGCAGTATCAGAAGAAAATGCAAGTATGGGACAAGTTGTAACAGCTCCTACTTGTGGAGCTTCTGGAGTAGTTCCTGGATTATTAAGAGGAATGAAAGAAGAATATGAATTAATTGAAAAACATGTTCTAAGAGGTTTGGCTATTGCAGGGCTTATAGGAAATTTAGTTAAACAAAATGCAACTATCTCAGGAGCAGAAGGTGGTTGTCAAGCAGAAGTTGGAACTGCTTGTTCAATGGCAGCAGCAATGGCAACATATTTTATGGGTGGAAGTATAGACCAAATTGAATATGCAGCTGAAAGTGCAATGGAACACCATTTAGGTATGACTTGTGACCCTGTTGGAGGTTATGTAATTATTCCTTGTATAGAAAGAAATGCTATCTGTGCTGTAAGAGCATTAAATACAGCTATCTATTGTATGTCTACTGATGGAAAACATACTATAAGTTTTGATGAAGTTGTAAAGACTATGAAAGAAACTGGAAAAGATATGCGTTCTGCATACAAAGAAACTTCTGATGGTGGACTTGCAAAATATTATGATAAAATATTAGTAGGAAATAAAGAATAA
- a CDS encoding thioredoxin family protein — protein sequence MSGLKDIYLKGFTFEKYLGIASQDELEKLEELYKNVVVSDEFVNKIKIIDKKVHILASVETWCPFARIFLTTLRKINEIKPIFDLSLITYGRGVSELAGYLKIDEDDFVVPTAVFLDEKFSKLRVFNGFPEKYHKENTLDTIDATRNYLKGKSVNDILEDILMVF from the coding sequence ATGAGTGGATTAAAAGATATTTATTTAAAAGGATTTACATTTGAAAAATATTTAGGAATAGCAAGTCAAGATGAATTAGAAAAATTAGAAGAACTGTATAAAAATGTAGTTGTCTCTGATGAATTTGTAAATAAAATAAAAATAATAGATAAAAAGGTTCATATATTAGCTAGTGTTGAAACTTGGTGTCCTTTTGCAAGAATATTTTTAACTACATTAAGAAAAATCAATGAAATAAAACCAATTTTTGATTTATCATTAATAACTTATGGTAGAGGAGTTTCTGAATTAGCAGGATATTTAAAGATAGATGAAGATGATTTTGTTGTTCCAACTGCTGTATTTTTAGATGAAAAATTTTCTAAATTAAGAGTATTTAATGGTTTTCCTGAAAAATATCATAAAGAAAATACATTAGACACTATTGATGCAACTAGAAATTATTTAAAAGGTAAGTCAGTGAATGACATACTTGAAGATATCTTAATGGTTTTTTAA
- the ruvA gene encoding Holliday junction branch migration protein RuvA: MFEYLYGTVEYKKMDYIAIDINGVGYKIYFPLREYEKIEVGNKYKFYIYNYIKEDNYKLIGFLEEKDRKIYEQLLKIDGIGPSLSLAVLSNFSYNKIIEIISKNDYTTLRQVPKLGEKKAQIIILNLKSKLKNLTYTEEETISMDMLEDLVLALEGLGYSKKEIDKTLSKVDLSVFSSLEDAIKGILKNMRIGE; this comes from the coding sequence ATGTTTGAATATTTATACGGAACAGTGGAATATAAGAAAATGGATTATATAGCCATAGATATAAATGGAGTTGGTTACAAAATATATTTTCCACTTAGAGAATATGAAAAAATAGAAGTTGGAAATAAATATAAATTCTATATTTACAATTATATTAAAGAAGATAACTATAAACTGATTGGTTTTTTAGAAGAAAAAGACAGAAAAATATATGAACAGTTACTAAAAATAGATGGAATAGGACCATCTTTATCATTGGCAGTTTTATCAAATTTTTCATATAATAAAATTATTGAAATTATTTCAAAAAATGATTATACTACTCTTAGACAAGTTCCAAAACTTGGAGAGAAAAAAGCACAAATAATCATCTTAAATTTAAAAAGCAAATTAAAAAATCTTACTTATACAGAAGAAGAAACTATTTCTATGGATATGTTAGAGGATTTAGTTTTAGCATTAGAAGGTTTAGGATATAGTAAAAAAGAAATTGATAAAACATTATCAAAGGTTGATTTATCTGTATTTTCTAGTTTAGAGGATGCAATAAAAGGAATTTTAAAAAATATGAGAATAGGAGAATAA